The proteins below come from a single Necator americanus strain Aroian chromosome V, whole genome shotgun sequence genomic window:
- a CDS encoding hypothetical protein (NECATOR_CHRV.G19407.T2) translates to MPLCLTFIDLKKAFDLVETEAVVEALDNQGIPTQHIKNDTSSPKIFKATLENAMRKMEWDDMGVKVDGRQLHHLRFADGIVVITPSISQAERMLTEFDETCGCIGLQLNLQKTMFMRNGWVSDAPFTLNGTNISECTSYVYLGRELNMMNDLTPELGRRRRAAWGAYKSIEDVVKKTRNTRLRAHLFNTTVLPASTYASETWAFRKQEENAVSVIERAIERVMLGVSRFTQVRDGIRSSLLRQRSKIRDAAFAKESKIRWAGHVMRFNDNRWARSVSDWVPRDIKRTTARPPTRWSDFFTKSLKEKYDALRVARERRNHWATLARDRDKWKNYWRPLDQFEDQRESSLTTTRGSESSQVGVLILADKSLPVCRALKGDDGIVVAVASAGPKPTAIQFLEIFKRKIKITREDVEKNESNDWSAWMNGTHEEIGENEVA, encoded by the exons atgccgctctgtctcaccttcatcgacttaaagaaggccttcgacttggttgagacggaagcggtcgtggaagccttggacaaccaaggcatcCCTACTCAgcacataaag AATGATACAagctcacccaaaatattcaaagccaccctcgagaacgcaatgcgaaagatggaatgggacgacatgggggtgaaggttgatggtcggcagctacatcatttgcgctttgctgatggcATCGTAGTGATAACACccagcatcagccaagcggaacgaatgctgaccgaattcgacgaaacatgtggatgcatcggtcttcagctgaatctacaaaagacgatgttcatgcggaacggatgggtctcggatgccccattcacgctcaacggaacgaacatatccgaatgcaccagctacgtttatctgggtcgggaactgaacatgatgaacgacctgacccccgagctgggcaggaggagacgagcggcttggggagcgtacaagagcatcgaggatgtagtgaagaagaccaggaacacccggctccgtgctcacctcttcaacaccaccgtacttcctgcttcgacctatgcttcggaaacctgggcatttcgcaagcaggaagaaaacgcggtgagcgtcattgaacgcgcaattgagagagtgatgctaggagtatcccgtttcacgcaagtgagggacgggattcgaagttctctcctacgtcagcgatcgaagattagagacgccgcgtttgccaaggaaagtaaaataaggtgggccggacacgtgatgcgcttcaatgacaaccgttgggcCAGATCCGTGAGCGattgggttccccgcgatattaagcgcactacagcaAGACCGCCGActcgatggtcagatttcttcacgaagtccttgaaagaaaaatatgatgctcttcgtgtcgcacgcgaaaggaggaaccactgggctactctggcacgcgatcgggacaaatggaagaattactggcgcccgctcgaccagttcgaagatcagcgggagtcaag CCTTACAACGACTCGCGGGAGCGAGTCGAGTCAGGTAGGTGTTCtcatcctcgcagacaagtctttACCAGTTTGTCGTGCCCTGAAAGG AGATGACGGCATCGTCGTAGCAGTGGCAAGTGCTGGGCCAAAACCAACAGCAATCCAATTTCTGGAGatattcaaaagaaagatCAAAATCACTCGCGAAGATGTTGAGAA gaATGAAAGCAACGATTGGTCGGCATGGATGAACGGCACCCATGAAGAAATTGGCGAAAACGAAGTCGCTTAA
- a CDS encoding hypothetical protein (NECATOR_CHRV.G19407.T1) — MPLCLTFIDLKKAFDLVETEAVVEALDNQGIPTQHIKNDTSSPKIFKATLENAMRKMEWDDMGVKVDGRQLHHLRFADGIVVITPSISQAERMLTEFDETCGCIGLQLNLQKTMFMRNGWVSDAPFTLNGTNISECTSYVYLGRELNMMNDLTPELGRRRRAAWGAYKSIEDVVKKTRNTRLRAHLFNTTVLPASTYASETWAFRKQEENAVSVIERAIERVMLGVSRFTQVRDGIRSSLLRQRSKIRDAAFAKESKIRWAGHVMRFNDNRWARSVSDWVPRDIKRTTARPPTRWSDFFTKSLKEKYDALRVARERRNHWATLARDRDKWKNYWRPLDQFEDQRESRDDGIVVAVASAGPKPTAIQFLEIFKRKIKITREDVEKNESNDWSAWMNGTHEEIGENEVA, encoded by the exons atgccgctctgtctcaccttcatcgacttaaagaaggccttcgacttggttgagacggaagcggtcgtggaagccttggacaaccaaggcatcCCTACTCAgcacataaag AATGATACAagctcacccaaaatattcaaagccaccctcgagaacgcaatgcgaaagatggaatgggacgacatgggggtgaaggttgatggtcggcagctacatcatttgcgctttgctgatggcATCGTAGTGATAACACccagcatcagccaagcggaacgaatgctgaccgaattcgacgaaacatgtggatgcatcggtcttcagctgaatctacaaaagacgatgttcatgcggaacggatgggtctcggatgccccattcacgctcaacggaacgaacatatccgaatgcaccagctacgtttatctgggtcgggaactgaacatgatgaacgacctgacccccgagctgggcaggaggagacgagcggcttggggagcgtacaagagcatcgaggatgtagtgaagaagaccaggaacacccggctccgtgctcacctcttcaacaccaccgtacttcctgcttcgacctatgcttcggaaacctgggcatttcgcaagcaggaagaaaacgcggtgagcgtcattgaacgcgcaattgagagagtgatgctaggagtatcccgtttcacgcaagtgagggacgggattcgaagttctctcctacgtcagcgatcgaagattagagacgccgcgtttgccaaggaaagtaaaataaggtgggccggacacgtgatgcgcttcaatgacaaccgttgggcCAGATCCGTGAGCGattgggttccccgcgatattaagcgcactacagcaAGACCGCCGActcgatggtcagatttcttcacgaagtccttgaaagaaaaatatgatgctcttcgtgtcgcacgcgaaaggaggaaccactgggctactctggcacgcgatcgggacaaatggaagaattactggcgcccgctcgaccagttcgaagatcagcgggagtcaag AGATGACGGCATCGTCGTAGCAGTGGCAAGTGCTGGGCCAAAACCAACAGCAATCCAATTTCTGGAGatattcaaaagaaagatCAAAATCACTCGCGAAGATGTTGAGAA gaATGAAAGCAACGATTGGTCGGCATGGATGAACGGCACCCATGAAGAAATTGGCGAAAACGAAGTCGCTTAA
- a CDS encoding hypothetical protein (NECATOR_CHRV.G19408.T1), which yields MSVRNRTAPGPDRIRPEHLKNLPPLFINTLARLFTRCLSECKVPKQWKTTKTVLLYKKGDPHDIGNCRSICLLSVIYKFFTKVILNRIEKFLDEGQPCEQAGFRKGFGTIDQIHTVAKLIEV from the coding sequence atgtcggtaagaaatcgtacggcacccggtcccgacagaataagaccagaacacctgaagaaccttccgccactATTTATCAACACCCtagcgaggctctttacacgttgcctatcggaatgcaaggttcctaaacagtggaagaccaccaagaccgtgttgttgtataaaaagggagatccacatgacatcggcaactgtcgctcaatctgcttactgtccgtcatctacaagttCTTTACaaaagtgatccttaataggattgaaaaattcttggatgaaggacagccatgcgagcaagcagggtttcgaaaaggattcggCACGATTGACCAAATTCACACTGTtgcgaaactcatcgaggtatga
- a CDS encoding hypothetical protein (NECATOR_CHRV.G19409.T2) has protein sequence MRCDPTPALTIFVAYAPTLSYEEEEEVEVFYRDLEKFYREDHACFKVIIGHFNAKVDPRRTLEELHIGTHGLQWNDQGSPPLYAGRGSDLVEGTVGPSPPPRKIFFHKESRESRQVQRENEEEYDRLVKHLHAKKAESFKTTKRCLSLETLELISQRGAAGAAGNQELTSELAKLCREAIKEDLKERRAEVLAEAAEAGKSIRYARRDFASRKTRMTALRNPKGTAIASRRGMEKIIYDFYSDLFDSHIHLPPHHLREDGKGIPEVLPSEI, from the exons ATGAGATGTgatccaacaccagctttgactatcttcgtcgcttacgctccaacattaagctacgaagaagaagaagaagtcgaagtttTCTATagggacctggagaagttctaccgagaagatcatgcctgcttcaaggtcataattggccatttcaacgccaaagttgacCCAAGAAGAACTctggaggaacttcacatcgggacccacggcctgcaatggaatgaccaggg aagccctcctctctacgctggacgtggtaGTGACctggtggagggtaccgtcggaccatcgcctcctccgaggaagattttttttcacaaggagagcagagaaagccgccaagttcagagagagaacgaagaggaatatgaccggctcgttaaACACCTTcacgcgaagaaggctgagagtttcaaaaccaccaagagatgtctgtctcttgaaactcttgagctgataagccagcgtggagcagcaggagccgcagggaaccaagaactcacgtccgagctcgcaaagctttgcagagaggcgataaaggaagatcttaaagagagaagagcagaagtgctggctgaagctgcagaggcggggaaaagcatccgctatgcccgtcgagactttgccagtcgcaagacgaggatgactgctctccggaacccaaagggaacagccattgcatcgagaagggggatggagaaaatcatctacgacttctactctgatctcttcgacagccatatccacttgcctcctcaccacctgagggaagatggaaaaggcattccagaggttctcccgtctgAAATatga